Proteins encoded together in one Lepus europaeus isolate LE1 chromosome 13, mLepTim1.pri, whole genome shotgun sequence window:
- the ATP6V1E2 gene encoding V-type proton ATPase subunit E 2 — protein sequence MALSDADVQKQIKHMMAFIEQEANEKSEEIDAKAEEEFNIEKGRLVQTQRLKIMEYYEKKERQIEQQKKIQMSTLRNQARLRVLRARDDLISELLSDARLRLGRLVEDPQVYQGLLDKLTLQALLRLLEPVVIVRCRPQDVLPVQAAVQKAVSQYAMVCQKPVEVRLDQEAHLAASAAGGVEVYSSDQRIKVSNTLESRLDLSAQEQMPEIRTALFGANANRKFFI from the coding sequence ATGGCCCTGAGTGACGCCGATGTGCAGAAACAGATTAAGCACATGATGGCTTTCATCGAGCAGGAAGCCAACGAGAAGTCCGAGGAAATAGACGCCAAGGCCGAGGAAGAGTTCAACATCGAGAAAGGGCGCCTCGTGCAGACCCAGAGGCTGAAGATCATGGAGTACTAtgagaagaaggagaggcagatagagcagCAGAAGAAAATCCAGATGTCCACCCTGAGGAATCAGGCCAGGCTGAGGGTCCTGAGAGCCCGGGATGACCTCATCTCAGAATTGCTCAGTGATGCGAGGCTGAGACTTGGCAGGCTTGTGGAGGACCCGCAAGTCTACCAGGGGCTTCTGGATAAGCTCACGCTGCAAGCCCTGCTCCGCCTGTTGGAGCCCGTGGTGATCGTGCGCTGCAGGCCCCAGGACGTGCTGCCGGTGCAGGCTGCGGTACAGAAAGCCGTCTCCCAGTACGCAATGGTCTGCCAAAAACCTGTGGAGGTTCGCCTGGATCAAGAGGCCCACCTGGCCGCGAGTGCAGCTGGAGGCGTGGAGGTTTACAGCAGCGATCAGAGGATAAAGGTGTCCAATACCCTGGAGAGCCGGCTGGATCTGTCAGCCCAGGAACAGATGCCAGAAATACGAACGGCCTTGTTCGGAGCCAACGCCAACAGGAAGTTCTTTATCTAA